Proteins encoded together in one Dehalococcoidia bacterium window:
- a CDS encoding LysE family transporter has protein sequence MSDATLALIFGTSFVVGLSGAISPGPLLTLDIREAARRGFWAGPLIVLGHGILELVLVVALALGLRQFLDQRSLVAVVSVLGGLFLVWLGVQLVRRPGGLSLTPARLDGGPNGGGRNLVLAGALVSLANPYWSLWWATIGLGYLVWALGSGVAGLASFFSGHILADLAWFGLVALAVASGRRLVSDAVYRGVSIACGVFMVVLGLYFIGSGTGLVR, from the coding sequence ATGTCCGACGCAACACTGGCGCTCATATTTGGTACGTCGTTTGTGGTCGGGCTGTCCGGCGCCATCTCACCGGGGCCTCTGCTCACTCTGGACATTCGCGAGGCGGCGCGCCGCGGGTTTTGGGCGGGGCCGCTCATCGTTCTGGGGCACGGCATCCTGGAGCTTGTCCTGGTCGTGGCGCTGGCGCTGGGGCTGCGCCAGTTCCTTGACCAGAGATCGCTGGTCGCGGTGGTCAGCGTGTTAGGCGGGCTGTTCCTGGTGTGGCTGGGGGTCCAGTTGGTGCGCAGGCCCGGAGGGCTGTCCCTGACTCCCGCGCGGCTGGACGGCGGGCCGAACGGCGGTGGGCGCAACCTGGTGCTGGCGGGCGCTCTGGTGAGCCTGGCGAACCCCTACTGGAGCCTCTGGTGGGCCACCATAGGGCTGGGCTACCTGGTGTGGGCGCTCGGGAGCGGCGTGGCGGGACTTGCGTCGTTCTTCAGCGGGCACATCCTCGCCGACCTGGCGTGGTTCGGGCTGGTAGCCCTTGCCGTCGCCAGCGGGCGCCGCCTCGTGAGCGACGCCGTGTACAGGGGCGTCTCCATTGCATGCGGCGTCTTCATGGTCGTCCTGGGCCTCTACTTCATCGGGTCGGGAACGGGGCTGGTCCGCTAG